One stretch of Equus przewalskii isolate Varuska chromosome 9, EquPr2, whole genome shotgun sequence DNA includes these proteins:
- the LOC139073342 gene encoding sialic acid-binding Ig-like lectin 13 isoform X2 — MRKALALSTPEMLLLLLLALLWWTEGAEGQRVPLQGYSLRMQASVTVQEGLCVFVPCDFSYPRDSWTVLTFAHGYWFREGARVNQDASVATNDPDRKVNEETQGRFHLLGDPRTYNCSLDIRDARRRDEGKYFFRVETYSYKSNQLNLRVTALNHTPDILIPETLESGRPRNLTCSVPWACERGTPPIFSWTSAALTSLGPRARLSSVLTLTPRPQDHGTNLTCQVKFPAADVTVETAIQLNVTYSPQNLAVTVFLGNGTAPTTLKNASSLPVQEGQSLRLVCVVDSNPPARVSWARGSQTLSPSQPLNPGVLELPQVESSHEGEFTCQAQHPRGSLHISLSLSVQRKARRLSGVVLWAVGGAGAKTLLFLSFCIILIRVRSERKKAARSAAGMKDTSMEGENEVMS, encoded by the exons ATGCGTAAGGCGCTGGCACTGTCAACcccagagatgctgctgctgctgctgctggccctgcTCTGGTGGACGGAGGGGGCCGAGGGCCAGAGGGTGCCCTTGCAGGGTTACTCACTGCGGATGCAGGCGTCCGTGACTGTGCAGGAGggcctgtgtgtgtttgtgcccTGCGATTTCTCCTACCCCCGGGATAGCTGGACGGTCTTAACCTTTGCTCATGGCTACTGGTTCCGGGAAGGGGCCAGAGTAAACCAAGATGCATCAGTGGCCACAAATGACCCAGATCGTAAAGTGAACGAGGAGACCCAGGGCCgcttccacctccttggggaCCCCCGGACCTACAACTGCTCCCTGGACATCAGAGACGCCAGGAggagagatgaaggaaaataCTTTTTTCGAGTGGAGACATATTCTTACAAAAGTAACCAGCTCAATTTGCGTGTGACAG CCCTGAACCACACACCTGACATCCTCATCCCGGAGACCCTGGAGTCTGGCCGCCCCAGGAACTtgacctgctctgtgccctgggcctgTGAAAGGGGCACGCCCCCCATCTTCTCCTGGACATCGGCTGccctcacctccctgggccccagggcccGCCTCTCCTCGGTGCTCACCCTCACCCCACGGCCTCAGGACCATGGCACCAACCTCACCTGTCAGGTGAAGTTCCCTGCTGCTGATGTGACTGTGGAAACGGCCATCCAGCTCAATGTCACCT ACTCTCCACAGAACTTGGCCGTAACTGTCTTCCTCGGAAACGGCACAG CACCCACAACCCTGAAGAATGCATCATCTCTTCCAGTCCAGGAGGGCCAGTCCCTGCGCCTGGTCTGTGTTGTCGACAGCAACCCCCCTGCCAGGGTGAGCTGGGCCCGTGGGAGCCAGACTCTGAGCCCCTCACAGCCCTTGAACCCCGGGGTCCTGGAGCTGCCCCAGGTGGAGTCGAGTCACGAAGGCGAATTCACCTGCCAAGCTCAGCACCCTCGGGGCTCCCTGCAcatctccctgagcctctctgTGCAGA GAAAAGCGAGACGTTTATCAGGAGTGGTGCTGTGGGCTGTCGGGGGAGCAGGTGCTAAAACCCTTCTCTTCCTGTCCTTCTGCATCATCCTCATCAG AGTGAGGTCCGAAAGGAAGAAAGCAGCAAGGTCAGCAGCGGGCATGAAGGACACAAGCATGGAGGGTGAAAATGAAGTCATGAGTTAA
- the LOC139073342 gene encoding sialic acid-binding Ig-like lectin 13 isoform X1: MRKALALSTPEMLLLLLLALLWWTEGAEGQRVPLQGYSLRMQASVTVQEGLCVFVPCDFSYPRDSWTVLTFAHGYWFREGARVNQDASVATNDPDRKVNEETQGRFHLLGDPRTYNCSLDIRDARRRDEGKYFFRVETYSYKSNQLNLRVTALNHTPDILIPETLESGRPRNLTCSVPWACERGTPPIFSWTSAALTSLGPRARLSSVLTLTPRPQDHGTNLTCQVKFPAADVTVETAIQLNVTSPGDKDQCPPSPPTDVNPPCLSTSDSPQNLAVTVFLGNGTAPTTLKNASSLPVQEGQSLRLVCVVDSNPPARVSWARGSQTLSPSQPLNPGVLELPQVESSHEGEFTCQAQHPRGSLHISLSLSVQRKARRLSGVVLWAVGGAGAKTLLFLSFCIILIRVRSERKKAARSAAGMKDTSMEGENEVMS, translated from the exons ATGCGTAAGGCGCTGGCACTGTCAACcccagagatgctgctgctgctgctgctggccctgcTCTGGTGGACGGAGGGGGCCGAGGGCCAGAGGGTGCCCTTGCAGGGTTACTCACTGCGGATGCAGGCGTCCGTGACTGTGCAGGAGggcctgtgtgtgtttgtgcccTGCGATTTCTCCTACCCCCGGGATAGCTGGACGGTCTTAACCTTTGCTCATGGCTACTGGTTCCGGGAAGGGGCCAGAGTAAACCAAGATGCATCAGTGGCCACAAATGACCCAGATCGTAAAGTGAACGAGGAGACCCAGGGCCgcttccacctccttggggaCCCCCGGACCTACAACTGCTCCCTGGACATCAGAGACGCCAGGAggagagatgaaggaaaataCTTTTTTCGAGTGGAGACATATTCTTACAAAAGTAACCAGCTCAATTTGCGTGTGACAG CCCTGAACCACACACCTGACATCCTCATCCCGGAGACCCTGGAGTCTGGCCGCCCCAGGAACTtgacctgctctgtgccctgggcctgTGAAAGGGGCACGCCCCCCATCTTCTCCTGGACATCGGCTGccctcacctccctgggccccagggcccGCCTCTCCTCGGTGCTCACCCTCACCCCACGGCCTCAGGACCATGGCACCAACCTCACCTGTCAGGTGAAGTTCCCTGCTGCTGATGTGACTGTGGAAACGGCCATCCAGCTCAATGTCACCT CCCCTGGGGACAAGGACCAATGTCCACCCAGCCCTCCCACTGATGTGAATCCACCATGTCTTTCTACCTCAGACTCTCCACAGAACTTGGCCGTAACTGTCTTCCTCGGAAACGGCACAG CACCCACAACCCTGAAGAATGCATCATCTCTTCCAGTCCAGGAGGGCCAGTCCCTGCGCCTGGTCTGTGTTGTCGACAGCAACCCCCCTGCCAGGGTGAGCTGGGCCCGTGGGAGCCAGACTCTGAGCCCCTCACAGCCCTTGAACCCCGGGGTCCTGGAGCTGCCCCAGGTGGAGTCGAGTCACGAAGGCGAATTCACCTGCCAAGCTCAGCACCCTCGGGGCTCCCTGCAcatctccctgagcctctctgTGCAGA GAAAAGCGAGACGTTTATCAGGAGTGGTGCTGTGGGCTGTCGGGGGAGCAGGTGCTAAAACCCTTCTCTTCCTGTCCTTCTGCATCATCCTCATCAG AGTGAGGTCCGAAAGGAAGAAAGCAGCAAGGTCAGCAGCGGGCATGAAGGACACAAGCATGGAGGGTGAAAATGAAGTCATGAGTTAA